TCGATGGCGATGATTTGTGCGCCATAGATGAGGGCTTGCGCGAGCTTGCCGAGGGCGATTTTTCCATAGGGGATGATTACAACTGAGCGGATACCCGCTCTTGCCGCGTAGGCAGCAGCGGAGGCGGAGGTGTTGCCGGTGCTAGCACACACCAGAATCTGAGCTCCACGTTCTACGGCTTTTGAGACGGCCAAAGTCATACCGCGATCTTTGAAGGAGGCAGTGGGGTTCAGCGCTTCATATTTGACGTAGAGCTCGAGGTCTAGGCGGTGTCGCTTGCAAAAATTGGAGAGGGGGATGAGGGGAGTGTTGCCTTCCAGGAGGGTGACGATCGGGGTGTGTTGAGTGACAGGAAGGCGATCGGCATAGGCTCGTATGACGCCTGGCCAGGGGGAGAGTTTCATGTTCGTCATTCGAAATCTTCGACGCGGATGACGATGGCAGGCGGAGCGACGATCGGCAAGGTTTCTATTTCCTGGCGAGCATTTTGGAAGGCGGCTTCTTGGGCATCATGCACCATGAGAATAAGCGGCACCCAATCGCCTTCGTGTCCTTTGGGTTGGATGACTGAAGAGATTCCAATTTGGTGCCTTGCTAAGATGCTAGATATCTGAGCAAGGACGCCAGGGCGGTCTATGACGTTTAAGCGTAGGTAATAACGGGAGATGACCTCTGAGATCGGCTTGAGTTTAGCATGAGAGGGCTTATAGGAGGTAGGAGTGGGCGTGGGATTGCGGGCAATTTCGATGAGGTCAGCCGCTACAGCACTCGTGGTGGGTAAGGCACCTGCACCACGACCGTAGAAAAGAGCTTCCCCGAGCGCATCGCCTCGCACGGCAATAGCATTAAAAACGTCTTTAACAGAAGCTAGAACATGCGATTGCGGCAAAAGGGTGGGATGCACGCGCAAGTCTATTTCTTTTTCATCTGTGGATTGGATGATCGCTAGGAGTTTGAGGCTATAGCCCAGGCGAGCAGCGAAATCCAAATCTAGCCGGTTGATGTTACGGATGCCTTCGACGCAGATTTTCTCTTCATCGGCCCATGTGCCGTAGGCAAGTGCAGCAAGAATAATAGCTTTGTGGGCGGTATCATGTCCGTCTACGTCCAAAGATTCATCGGCCTCCGCGTAGCCGAGTTGTTTTGCTTCCGCTAGGGCTGTAGCGTAATCAAGGTTTTTCTCGGTCATCTGAGTTAGGATGTAATTGCAAGTGCCGTTGATTATGCCATGGATGGAGAGAATTTTGTTAGCAGCGAGACTTTCGCGTATCGCCTTGATAATCGGAACTGCGCCGGCGACGCTGGCTTCAAAAAGAAGATGACGTTGTTGCTTGGCGGCGAGGGTTAATAGTTCTTCTCCGTGGGCTGCGAGGAGGGCTTTATTTGCGGTGACAACATGCTTGCCGTTTAGAAGAGCTGTTTTAATGAGGGAGTAGGCTGGCTCGATACCGCCAATGAGTTCCACAAGAATTTCAGCGCCGGGATCGGTGGCAAGAGAGAGCAGGTCAGTGGTGATCCGATCTGCTGGAGCGCCACGAGAAGTGGCCTTATGGGGATCGCGGCAGGCAATTTTTGTAATTTCAAAACGACTCTCTGTGCGGCGGGAGATTAAATCAACGTGAGATTCCAGGTGATGCCAGAGTCCAGCTCCGACGGTGCCGAATCCTGCAAGATGGATACGCCACGTCTTCATCAATCTACGTGTAAACGCTAAGAGTTCATAAATCCAAGCCCATCGAGGCTTGCATTGACTTACCCGCTATAGAGTATTCAGACTTTATGTCGTGTGAACGAGTCGCTTTACCCTTAGCGGCTTGGTTTGTCGGAGAGGCGCGTGAAGATTTGAGAAAAGTCAGCTTCCGTCTGCGGCGCACTGTTGATATTTTCTGAGCGTCCGACAAATAGCACTCCATCTTCAATAAAGAGGCGAGAAGCTCTTACATCTCCGAAGATTTGAGCTTTACCACGCAGCTCGACGCGTCCAGTAGCAACTATGTTTCCTTGAACTTTTCCTTTAATTATTATGTCTTGGGCTCGAATTTGTGCTTTTACGATAGCTTGATCACCTATGATCAGCGTCCCGTTTTCGGAATCAATCCCGCCTTCATAGCGGCCGTTTATGTGGAGCTCGCCATTAAAAGCGAGATTGCCTTTGAATTCTGTATCTGCAGCTATTATTGTCGTTTCTGTCGTCGGAGAGATTGAACTAAAAGCGTTGCGAAGTGGGCTGGAACTCGGGCTTGCAGCTGGCATAGATCCAGCATCCCGGTCGCGAGACTGAGAAGGAGTCTCGGCTGGAGGTTGGTTACTGGCGGTTTTGCTTGCGCTAAAGTTTATAGGCGCTGACTGACTTTCAGATTTCTTTAAAATGTTCTCAAACACGGCTAAATATCAAAGCGGTCGTTCATGTTTTGTCCAGAAAAAAAATAAATCCTTTTGTTAGGCTCTGAGCCTCAGGCGTTGAGCTGCAAGAGTTAGATTTTTCTTGCGACCAAGTCTCAATTAAACAAACTCCTCAGCGTATCGAACTATGCTTGCTGTTGAA
The window above is part of the Candidatus Methylacidiphilales bacterium genome. Proteins encoded here:
- a CDS encoding homoserine dehydrogenase translates to MKTWRIHLAGFGTVGAGLWHHLESHVDLISRRTESRFEITKIACRDPHKATSRGAPADRITTDLLSLATDPGAEILVELIGGIEPAYSLIKTALLNGKHVVTANKALLAAHGEELLTLAAKQQRHLLFEASVAGAVPIIKAIRESLAANKILSIHGIINGTCNYILTQMTEKNLDYATALAEAKQLGYAEADESLDVDGHDTAHKAIILAALAYGTWADEEKICVEGIRNINRLDLDFAARLGYSLKLLAIIQSTDEKEIDLRVHPTLLPQSHVLASVKDVFNAIAVRGDALGEALFYGRGAGALPTTSAVAADLIEIARNPTPTPTSYKPSHAKLKPISEVISRYYLRLNVIDRPGVLAQISSILARHQIGISSVIQPKGHEGDWVPLILMVHDAQEAAFQNARQEIETLPIVAPPAIVIRVEDFE
- a CDS encoding polymer-forming cytoskeletal protein; the encoded protein is MPAASPSSSPLRNAFSSISPTTETTIIAADTEFKGNLAFNGELHINGRYEGGIDSENGTLIIGDQAIVKAQIRAQDIIIKGKVQGNIVATGRVELRGKAQIFGDVRASRLFIEDGVLFVGRSENINSAPQTEADFSQIFTRLSDKPSR